A genome region from Pyrenophora tritici-repentis strain M4 chromosome 9, whole genome shotgun sequence includes the following:
- a CDS encoding YIP1, Rab GTPase interacting factor, Golgi membrane protein, whose protein sequence is MDDSDVAGPILFFLIFGTSLLLSGKLHFGYIYGLALLGTILLHQILSLMSPPINAVEATPGDHSHPQGSHLGSSLTFPRSASVLGYCLLPLVLVSILGIIIPLDGLFGYLLTSLAITWCAYSSSSMFTVVGRMTSMRGLVAYPMVLFYGSFGIMAIFSSRGTGQLAAKAAGS, encoded by the exons ATGGACGACAGCGATGTAGCAGGCCCCATAttgttcttcttgatcttTGGCACATCATTACTG TTGTCTGGCAAGCTACATTTCGGCTACATTTACG GGCTGGCCTTGTTAGGCACCATTTTGCTTCACCAGATCCTCTCGCTCATGTCGCCGCCTATCAACGCCGTTGAAGCGACTCCGGGCGATCACAGTCACCCACAGGGCTCCCATCTCGGCTCCTCCTTGACCTTCCCACGATCAGCGTCGGTCCTTGGTTATTGCCTACTTCCCCTTGTATTGGTGTCGATACTAGGAATAATTATACCTCTGGATGGCCTTTTCGGATATCTTTTGACAAGCTTGGCCATCACATGGTGCGCATACAGTTCGAGCTCTATGTTCACTGTGGTTG GACGCATGACATCGATGCGAGGCTTGGTAGCATACCCTATGGTTCTATTCTATGGCAGTTTTGGTATCATGGCCATCTTCAGCTCTCGCGGCACCGGGCAGTTGGCGGCGAAGGCGGCGGGATCATAA
- a CDS encoding cytochrome C1 heme lyase, translated as MGWFWADAAPAAPGARMAPHPMPKGKMEPPPECPMHKKPTAPVIAEKTPQGACPYVPPENGSKDASEPPPRTGLLARLNPLNNMFSELSNERAEKQSQNLPLERETSTIPKGDGSLWEYPSPQQMYNAMLRKGYTDTDITAVESMVGVHNFLNEGAWAEIMGWERRFSRGLVEGYKICKKGEDVANFMLGTDENPFDTTTWDDKDIPPPKLLRFTGRPTEPTPKSQILQWLGRAFPDQYGTAPPFDRHDWFVERCNEKGCREIRYVIDYYEGPEEPTGEPVFFLDVRPAVDGPTSAAERLIRSGTDVWWRASGGVARELKKLEAAKKKQEEEAAARGRQYN; from the exons ATGGGTTGGTTTTGGGCAGATGCCGCGCCCGCAGCGCCCGGAGCACGCATGGCGCCACATCCAATGCCAAAGGGGAAGATGGAGCCTCCC CCAGAATGCCCGATGCACAAGAAACCCACAGCACCTGTTATCGCCGAGAAGACGCCCCAGGGCGCCTGTCCCTACGTACCGCCTGAAAATGGCTCCAAGGACGCATCAGAGCCTCCACCAAGAACCGGCCTCCTTGCCCGACTGAATCCTCTAAACAACATGTTTTCCGAACTCTCCAACGAGCGTGCGGAAAAACAATCGCAAAACCTCCCCCTCGAGCGCGAAACTTCGACGATACCCAAGGGCGATGGCTCGCTATGGGAGTACCCCTCCCCCCAGCAAATGTACAACGCCATGCTGCGCAAAGGCTATACCGACACCGACATTACCGCAGTAGAAAGCATGGTTGGCGTGCACAACTTCCTCAACGAGGGCGCTTGGGCAGAAATCATGGGCTGGGAGCGCCGCTTTTCCCGCGGTCTCGTAGAAGGCTACAAGATCTGCAAGAAGGGTGAGGACGTCGCAAACTTCATGCTCGGCACAGACGAGAACCCCTTCGACACCACAACCTGGGACGACAAGGACATCCCACCTCCCAAACTCCTCCGCTTTACAGGCCGCCCCACGGAGCCAACGCCGAAATCGCAGATCCTGCAATGGCTTGGTCGCGCATTCCCTGACCAGTACGGTACCGCGCCGCCATTTGACCGCCACGACTGGTTCGTTGAGCGATGCAATGAAAAGGGGTGCAGGGAGATTCGCTATGTGATTGACTACTATGAGGGACCCGAGGAGCCAACGGGCGAGCCTGTATTCTTCCTTGATGTCAGGCCAGCGGTTGATGGGCCAACGAGTGCAGCGGAACGACTGATCAGGAGCGGAACAGATGTCTGGTGGCGGGCGAGTGGAGGTGTAGCAAGAGAGTTGAAGAAGTTGGAGGCCGCCAAGAAGAAGCAGGAAGAGGAGGCGGCCGCGAGGGGGAGGCAGTACAATTAA
- a CDS encoding Fructosamin-kin multi-domain protein, producing MSTNPPDEVAARKRREHLAKPIHIHHVDSKVLAVLPKDISFVSVEPSGESARCESFHIKTKSADGTEKVYFIKTKSGEVGKRMMEGTYESEQLYHTYCTDHVLQPIAWGKYDDDPDTWFYLCKFHNMKQERLHPKTFVNIIANVHKASMGKSPNGKYGFYVPMHLAHVPNDNTWADSWEVWYTRAMQTMYDFEKSRFGVDKELEIIVIPRLLRPLETGGCEIVPCLVHSDLWPGKCMMGEGTGKIIIFDSCAFWGHGECDMESWRAQRYNMGKDFFEEYRDTGLISEPKNDWDDRNRLYAIRYDLLVSGLYPDQIESHNM from the exons ATGTCTACTAATCCTCCAGATGAGGTCGCCGCTAGGAAGAGACGTGAACACTTGGCCAAACCCATTCACATACATCATGTCGATAGTAAGGTTCTAGCTG TATTGCCAAAGGACATTTCGTTCGTTTCTGTTGAACCCTCCGGTGAGAGCGCAAGGTGTGAGAGCTTCCATATCAAGACAAAGTCAGCAGATGGTACGGAGAAAGTCTACTTCATCAAG ACTAAATCAGGCGAAGTAGGTAAACGCATGATGGAAGGTACCTACGAATCAGAGCAACTCTACCACACCTACTGTACGGACCACGTTCTCCAACCCATCGCATGGGGGAAGTACGACGACGACCCAGATACATGGTTCTACCTCTGCAAATTCCATAACATGAAACAAGAACGCTTACATCCGAAGACCTTTGTCAACATCATAGCCAACGTGCATAAAGCCAGCATGGGAAAGTCGCCCAATGGGAAGTACGGTTTCTACGTCCCAATGCACCTCGCCCACGTGCCAAACGACAACACCTGGGCCGACTCATGGGAAGTCTGGTATACTCGAGCCATGCAAACCATGTATGATTTTGAAAAGAGCAGATTCGGGGTAGACAAGGAGTTGGAAATCATCGTCATACCGCGGCTCCTCCGCCCTCTAGAGACCGGTGGTTGCGAGATTGTGCCTTGTCTCGTTCACTCGGACCTCTGGCCAGGGAAATGCATGATGGGAGAAGGTACAGGCAAGATCATCATATTCGACTCGTGCGCATTTTGGGGCCATGGCGAGTGCGATATGGAGAGTTGGCGTGCGCAGCGGTACAATATGGGCAAGGACTTTTTCGAAGAGTATAGGGATACTGGGCTTATTTCGGAACCGAAGAATGACTGGGATGATCGTAACAGGCTCTATGCGAT TCGCTACGATCTGCTCGTGTCCGGGCTTTACCCTGATCAGATCGAGTCTCATAATATGTGA
- a CDS encoding FAD dependent oxidoreductase — protein sequence MDRREDSPVNADADANNTVILGCGIIGLCTAYYLTDSGNTAPNSIHLVDSSPELFRCASGLAAGFLSADWFAPSVSSLGALSFKLHASLAQTYSGRKTWGYSPSTGISLSQDSESESAIGGSGEDWLENGTSRAQVANHNAPLEEKAAVPPWLRRTQDGIMEVISREGTTAQIDPFRFCQWIVKELKRRGVNVHQPARAREIVRNEDGVLCGVKLQKGESAETNTELPCTRIVITSGAWSPRVFNTLFPQSKLRIPISSLGGHSLLVRNPHFKPEKLDEEVCHAVFATDTLGFSPEWFARLGGELYLAGLNSTSIPLPDTATDVKASEKAIEQLKQCAKVMMMNVPGREMEVLREGLCFRPVTSSGRPIVSRIPDEKLGSVKTRDGANGGVFIAAGHGAWGISHAPGTGLVLSELIEGRKTSAKIEALRLPL from the exons ATGGACCGCCGCGAGGATAGCCCTGTTAACGCCGACGCCGACGCCAACAACACCGTTATTCTCGGCTGCGGTATCATAGGCTTGTGTACGGCATACTATCTAACAGATAGCGGGAATACGGCGCCGAATAGTATTCACCTGGTCGACTCTAGTCCTGAGTTATTTCGGTGCGCGTCGGGTTTGGCTGCGGGCTTCTTAAGCGCAGACT GGTTCGCGCCTTCAGTATCTTCTCTCGGCGCACTATCCTTCAAACTCCACGCCTCTCTCGCACAAACATATTCTGGGCGCAAGACATGGGGCTACTCACCCTCTACCGGCATCTCCCTTTCGCAAGATAGTGAAAGTGAATCTGCAATCGGTGGTAGCGGCGAAGATTGGCTTGAAAATGGGACAAGTAGAGCACAGGTGGCGAACCATAACGCGCCATTAGAAGAGAAGGCTGCAGTACCACCATGGCTACGACGGACTCAAGATGGAATAATGGAGGTTATAAGTAGAGAGGGAACGACCGCGCAAATCGACCCATTTCGGTTCTGCCAATGGATTGTCAAGGAGCTGAAAAGGAGAGGAGTCAATGTGCACCAGCCTGCAAGAGCGAGAGAGATTGTCAGAAACGAAGATGGTGTCTTGTGTGGTGTGAAGCTACAGAAGGGTGAAAGTGCAGAAACAAACACAGAGT TACCATGTACCCGCATCGTAATAACATCCGGCGCCTGGTCCCCGCGTGTCTTCAACACCCTCTTCCCCCAATCCAAACTCCGTATACCCATCTCTTCGCTCGGCGGCCACTCGCTACTCGTCCGCAACCCGCACTTTAAGCCCGAGAAACTCGACGAAGAAGTCTGCCACGCCGTTTTCGCAACCGATACGCTAGGGTTCTCGCCAGAGTGGTTTGCTAGATTAGGCGGAGAGTTATATCTAGCCGGACTGAACAGTACCAGCATACCACTACCGGATACAGCGACGGATGTAAAAGCCAGTGAGAAGGCAATTGAGCAGCTGAAGCAGTGTGCGAaggtgatgatgatgaatGTGCCGGGGAGGGAAATGGAAGTCTTGAGAGAGGGATTG TGTTTTCGCCCAGTCACATCTAGCGGTCGACCCATAGTATCACGGATACCGGACGAGAAACTCGGTAGTGTCAAGACGAGGGACGGGGCCAACGGCGGTGTTTTCATAGCGGCGGGGCATGGCGCATGGGGCATATCGCATGCGCCTGGCACTGGGTTGGTGCTTTCGGAGCTGATCGAAGGACGAAAGACGAGCGCAAAGATCGAGGCGCTGCGATTACCTCTTTGA
- a CDS encoding CRC-subunit domain containing protein, which produces MARGRPSRAAARRSEPARSETPQQDSDDEMVDAPESRADTPKEEEEDAESAAQGSEEEAAPSERSPSPAVIQPFPRKKRLGRPPKNRPPDWNVIEPDNTSEGGTPIKRKRGRPSGGGRGRPPKGGPSHTTRVPIDKEGNMMDVVNDEVDLPEDEEGEQKVDKLGNLMGGRDYRVRIFTIKGRGDRQYMLSTEPARCCGFRDSYLFFTKHMKLYKIIIDDSEKRDLIDREIIPHSYKGRAIGVVTARSVFREFGARIIIGGKRVIDDYYVTAAKESGVVEGELADPNDRLPPPGEPYNKNQYVAWHGASSVYHTGVPSVPTANGKPVPGKRKVNITSANWQFEHGSAASRFNSNLSKLRRANLTGVYDPQTNLMCYPKVTQPTHARWEEVPAEESDVPPLVRRKYLVVDSVFQQPPFAGLGLPGPDGDFVDVGTNGIPTLDEEDKKQMKPEELEAFAQIKREEQEWRSHWGGENTDGARGKPKIGFVGVPV; this is translated from the exons ATGGCGCGCGGACGCCCTTCTCGAGCTGCAGCGCGTCGCAGCGAGCCTGCCCGTAGCGAAACGCCGCAGCAAGACAGCGACGATGAAATGGTAGATGCCCCAGAATCGCGCGCCGACACACCcaaggaggaagaggaagacgcCGAATCAGCAGCCCAAGGTAGCGAGGAGGAAGCCGCGCCCTCTGAGCGCTCGCCTTCTCCAGCAGTTATTCAGCCGTTTCCGCGCAAAAAGCGTCTTGGTCGGCCTCCCAAGAACAGGCCGCCGGACTGGAATGTAATCGAGCCCGACAACACCTCTGAGGGTGGCACGCCCATCAAGCGCAAGCGGGGGCGGCCGTCCGGTGGAGGTCGAGGACGTCCACCGAAGGGAGGGCCATCGCACACCACGCGTGTTCCCATCGACAAGGAGGGCAACATGATGGACGTTGTAAACGACGAGGTCGACCTCCCTGAGGACGAAGAGGGCGAGCAAAAGGTCGACAAGTTGGGCAACCTCATGGGCGGACGGGACTACCGAGTGCGCATATTCACCATCAAGGGCAGAGGGGATAGGCAATACATGTTATCAACAGAGCCGGCCCGTTGCTGTGGTTTTAGGGACAGTTACCTGTTCTTCACAAAGCACATGAAGCTCTACAAGATCATCATCGACGACTCGGAGAAGAGGGACCTGATCGACCGCGAGATCATCCCACACTCCTACAAGGGTCGTGCTATCGGTGTCGTCACTGCGAGATCAGTCTTCCGCGAGTTCGGCGCTCGCATCATTATTGGCGGAAAGCGAGTTATCGATGACTACTACGTCACGGCAGCAAAAGAAAGCGGCGTAGTCGAGGGCGAGCTCGCAGACCCGAACGACAGGCTACCGCCCCCAGGAGAGCCATACAACAAGAACCAATATGTTGCGTGGCATGGTGCTAGCAGCGTATACCATACTGGTGTGCCTAGTGTGCCCACCGCGAACGGCAAGCCCGTACCTGGGAAGCGGAAGGTTAATATTACTTCCGCTAATTGGCAGTTTGAGCACGGCTCAGCCGCTAG TCGATTCAACTCAAACCTCTCCAAGCTCCGCAGAGCAAACCTCACGGGTGTTTACGACCCACAGACCAATCTAATGTGCTATCCAAAAGTTACACAACCAACGCACGCACGATGGGAGGAAGTTCCGGCGGAAGAGAGCGACGTGCCTCCGCTAGTTCGTCGCAAGTATCTCGTAGTCGACTCAGTATTCCAGCAACCTCCTTTTGCTGGTCTCGGCTTACCTGGGCCTGACGGAGACTTCGTCGACGTTGGCACCAACGGTATACCTACTCTGGACGAGGAAGACAAAAAACAGATGAAGCCAGAGGAACTAGAGGCGTTTGCGCAAATCAAACGGGAAGAGCAAGAATGGCGCAGTCATTGGGGCGGGGAGAACACAGATGGTGCACGGGGTAAACCAAAGATAGGCTTCGTAGGCGTTCCCGTTTGA
- a CDS encoding bZIP-2 multi-domain protein, whose product MAEQHTFDSTLFSQTITNPAMISTPLPPPQQEAMMPTTIKLEMIEGYDNSPSPAQHSSSSSEPSHTPAPESQSGSKPVKKRKSWGQVLPEPKTSLPPRKRAKTEDEKEQRRIERVKRNRLAAHNSRERKRQEYEVLQTEKDELEASMQAYKQKMAQMEAELNFYRSKYPGETPQPVFDLSTPPTEPLDTICPAQIPTSFPSPESMDSMDSPRDSSCQPETPNSSFEFTSEFDSTQYSAAVLCDLQFDEKPAMEDLFDFDQASKRCSTTTSPVEPAFTMVDPSSVDIFNSNLYEQSFHSNSYGLLDSFDAKFNDLQSASGATSVSDEALAAGQF is encoded by the exons ATGGCAGAACAACACACCTTCGACTCTACCCTATTTTCTCAAACAATCACCAACCCAGCAATGATCTCGACACCCCTGCCCCCACCACAGCAAGAAGCCATGATGCCCACCACCATCAAGCTGGAGATGATCGAGGGCTATGACAACTCCCCTTCACCCGCACAACACTCATCCAGCTCGTCAGAGCCCTCACACACCCCGGCGCCCGAGAGCCAAAGTGGCTCAAAACCAGTCAAAAAGCGCAAGTCGTGGGGCCAAGTCCTCCCTGAACCAAAGACTAGCCTACCCCCACGCAAGCGTGCCAAGACCGAGGACGAGAAGGAGCAACGGCGCATCGAACGTGTGAAGCGCAACCGCCTCGCCGCCCACAACTCACGGGAACGCAAGCGACAAGAGTACGAAGTGCTCCAGACGGAGAAGGATGAGCTCGAAGCCAGTATGCAGGCCTACAAACAAAAGATGGCGCAGATGGAAGCCGAGCTCAACTTCTACCGCTCAAAGTATCCTGGCGAGACCCCTCAGCCAGTCTTTGACCTCTCCACACCACCCACGGAACCTTTAGACACCATCTGCCCAGCCCAGATCCCAACCTCCTTCCCCAGCCCCGAATCTATGGACTCGATGGACTCACCCCGTGACTCCTCTTGCCAACCAGAGACGCCTAATTCAAGCTTTGAGTTTACTTCCGAATTCGACTCGACACAATACTCTGCCGCGGTATTGTGCGACCTGCAGT TCGACGAGAAGCCCGCCATGGAAGACCTCTTCGACTTCGACCAAGCCTCAAAGCGTTGTTCAACAACCACTTCTCCAGTGGAGCCCGCTTTTACTATGGTGGACCCTTCTTCAGTCGATATCTTCAACTCAAACTTGTATGAACAAAGCTTTCATTCAAACTCTTACGGGCTTCTGGACAGCTTTGATGCAAAGTTCAACGACTTGCAGAGTGCCTCTGGCGCAACTTCGGTTAGCGACGAGGCCCTCGCAGCGGGACAATTTTAG
- a CDS encoding Protamine-P2 multi-domain protein, with protein MPRNGDGSSDNGPIEGQDIIHGNSGDATLQHAKNNVAPMPEIEKGEGIEGMNASGGGDMPKKGHTGQGAPASDSNKPAPVDQVTK; from the exons ATGCCTCGCAACGGAGACGGATCCTCTGACAACGGCCCCATTGAGGGTCAGGACATCATCCACGGCAACTCTGGTGAC GCCACCCTGCAGCACGCGAAAAACAACGTCGCTCCCATGCCCGAGATCGAGAAGGGCGAAG GAATCGAAGGCATGAATGCTTCAGGCGGTGGTGACATGCCGAAGAAAGGCCATACCGGCCAAGGTGCGCCAGCATCCGACTCGAATAAGCCCGCGCCTGTCGACCAGGTTACCAAGTAA